In Mangrovivirga cuniculi, the following proteins share a genomic window:
- a CDS encoding dodecin family protein, translating into MGIVKVIEVIATSDKSFDDAAANAVKEAAKTVKNIKSIYIENMNGNVEGDKIISYGVNAKISFEIGS; encoded by the coding sequence ATGGGAATAGTAAAAGTTATAGAAGTAATAGCTACATCTGATAAAAGCTTTGACGATGCCGCAGCAAATGCTGTGAAAGAAGCAGCTAAAACTGTTAAAAATATCAAATCGATCTACATAGAAAATATGAATGGAAATGTAGAAGGAGATAAGATTATAAGTTATGGGGTTAATGCCAAAATTTCATTCGAAATCGGCAGTTGA
- a CDS encoding bactofilin family protein, with the protein MIGSKGEVQGNITCGQLDVEGTIAGNVACKSKVICKSTAKITGEIKSNDLKVEAGALINGKISIGNQEKPMATSK; encoded by the coding sequence ATAATTGGATCAAAGGGAGAGGTTCAGGGCAATATTACATGTGGTCAACTTGATGTTGAGGGAACTATAGCGGGTAACGTTGCTTGCAAAAGCAAGGTGATATGTAAAAGTACAGCAAAGATCACTGGTGAAATTAAATCAAATGATCTTAAAGTTGAAGCAGGGGCGCTTATTAATGGTAAAATATCGATCGGTAACCAGGAAAAGCCTATGGCTACTAGTAAATGA
- a CDS encoding bactofilin family protein encodes MAAEDRQSAGAGSIVSSGTSLKGNVESNDLLRVEGKIEGDILKAPE; translated from the coding sequence ATGGCAGCGGAAGATAGACAATCTGCCGGGGCAGGTAGTATAGTGAGCTCCGGAACTTCATTAAAAGGTAACGTTGAATCTAACGATCTTTTACGCGTCGAAGGTAAAATTGAGGGAGATATTCTTAAGGCTCCCGAGTAA
- a CDS encoding PAS domain-containing hybrid sensor histidine kinase/response regulator, with product MNSLEKHSSYIYVKVYRFILLTSLILLIALLMNAETYSSVIAGGLSFIVLFIYYLIDPKGKFRLSKHILFYIYIGLVSVVTISSEFLTTSHLVAFRYSVHIVLIGACIIPLLTGASLRSKANYYSNIVIILLLIALLDIVYPLLHDTDLWISFSQHLLYGYYVVVALATFTLSYAFNHQIIKYNLLKAKIDNIRSKNLELQDESNRYKSLINRVDNDNKKLSRALFDKNADNEVLRDEIAYREQQLFESQRMTRTGVIEISLENQEVELSPILCELFNICSNSHKIDLETFVDTIDLDDSAKFFKAMEGASQGGDTFELEITHITQDNTKKIFKYTGRPSYSERGTIKGVYSMVQDITDIKQREKLFFLKKQQLESFVKTVPVPLAMFDKEMNFIAASGKWVDDYNLREKEYLGRPYYDLFPNASQEWRNIHRRCLNGAIEYEEEEMIIDKKGNKRWFRWEVRPWFDENYEIGGIIIFSEEITNWKIQENELIDSKKRAEESSEAKAFFLSTMSHEIRTPLNAVIGMTHLLLDESPKPEQIESLKTLKFSADNLLVLINDVLDFNKIEAGKISIENIDFSLPSLVSGIRQSLSPKAEEKNISFKVRIDMGIPDIVIGDQVRLGQVITNLVSNAIKFTDRGSVILDIGLESEDEESVFISFAVEDTGIGIPEEKHKLIFERFEQAGSDTTRKFGGTGLGLAITKRLLELMGSEINLESSYGEGSKFSFVLKLKKSSKLILGDGISEVNSKNTGVLKGIKVLVAEDNPVNLNIAKRFLLKWGMLIDTAINGEEAVEKASINEYDLILMDLQMPVMDGIKAARRIRAHTSSKVNKVPIIALTAHVLDEVREKVENAKMNDLISKPFHPADLYKKISKFVKSDRIKEPQDMIPGDPTEGLIKDSLINLQKIDYLTDGNQTFEEEFVTSYITQLDEFKVRYKLPYQEEDYDVISDVVHKIKSMLKFLEANELLDQINNSRKALENGLTTEEKEAEVEKVFNTIDNIINILKKRIDNVEI from the coding sequence ATGAATAGCCTCGAAAAGCATTCATCATATATATACGTTAAGGTTTATCGTTTTATTTTACTCACCTCTTTAATTTTGCTAATCGCATTATTAATGAATGCGGAAACTTATTCCTCGGTCATAGCCGGAGGGTTGTCATTTATAGTTTTATTTATTTATTACTTAATAGATCCTAAAGGGAAATTTAGACTCAGTAAACATATACTTTTTTATATTTACATTGGTCTGGTTTCAGTAGTAACTATTTCCTCAGAATTTCTAACCACCTCCCATTTAGTAGCATTCAGGTATTCTGTCCATATAGTATTAATTGGGGCTTGTATCATCCCGTTACTTACCGGAGCTTCACTAAGAAGTAAAGCTAACTACTATAGTAATATAGTCATAATACTGCTACTTATTGCACTTTTAGATATTGTATATCCCTTGCTTCATGACACGGATTTATGGATAAGTTTTTCACAACATTTACTATACGGATACTATGTTGTTGTCGCCCTGGCTACCTTTACATTGTCTTATGCATTTAATCATCAAATAATAAAGTATAATCTACTTAAAGCTAAAATTGATAATATTCGTAGCAAAAACCTGGAATTACAGGATGAAAGCAACAGGTATAAATCACTAATAAATAGAGTTGATAACGATAATAAGAAATTAAGCAGGGCCCTTTTTGATAAAAATGCGGATAATGAGGTATTAAGGGATGAGATAGCCTATAGAGAACAACAACTTTTCGAATCGCAAAGGATGACCAGGACAGGGGTAATTGAGATTAGCCTTGAGAATCAGGAAGTGGAATTGTCTCCGATACTATGTGAGCTTTTTAATATCTGTTCAAATAGCCATAAAATTGACCTCGAAACATTTGTCGACACTATCGATCTGGATGATTCTGCTAAATTCTTTAAAGCAATGGAAGGGGCTAGTCAGGGAGGTGATACCTTCGAATTAGAGATTACCCACATTACTCAGGATAACACCAAAAAGATTTTCAAGTATACCGGGAGACCAAGCTATAGTGAGCGAGGAACAATAAAGGGGGTTTATTCCATGGTTCAGGATATTACCGATATAAAGCAAAGAGAAAAGTTGTTTTTCCTTAAAAAGCAACAACTTGAATCTTTTGTTAAAACGGTGCCGGTGCCATTGGCCATGTTTGACAAGGAGATGAACTTTATTGCTGCAAGTGGCAAATGGGTGGATGATTATAATTTGAGAGAAAAAGAATACTTAGGCAGGCCTTATTATGATTTGTTTCCAAATGCATCACAGGAATGGCGAAATATCCATAGAAGGTGTCTGAATGGAGCCATCGAATATGAAGAGGAAGAAATGATCATCGACAAAAAGGGAAACAAAAGATGGTTTAGATGGGAGGTAAGACCTTGGTTTGACGAAAATTATGAAATTGGAGGAATAATTATTTTTTCTGAAGAAATAACAAACTGGAAAATCCAGGAAAATGAACTGATAGATAGCAAAAAGCGAGCAGAAGAATCTTCAGAAGCAAAAGCATTCTTTTTATCCACAATGAGTCATGAAATAAGAACACCACTTAATGCAGTGATTGGAATGACCCATTTACTACTGGATGAGTCTCCAAAGCCTGAACAAATTGAAAGTTTGAAAACATTAAAATTTTCAGCTGATAATCTGTTGGTATTGATTAATGATGTTCTTGATTTTAATAAAATTGAAGCAGGAAAAATCTCAATCGAGAACATTGATTTTTCACTTCCGTCTCTTGTCAGTGGTATTCGCCAGTCATTATCACCTAAAGCAGAAGAAAAGAACATTTCTTTCAAAGTAAGGATAGATATGGGTATCCCTGACATAGTTATTGGTGATCAGGTCAGGTTAGGTCAGGTTATCACAAATCTTGTAAGTAACGCTATAAAATTTACTGACAGGGGCTCTGTGATACTGGATATCGGACTTGAATCGGAGGATGAAGAGTCGGTGTTTATTTCTTTTGCTGTTGAGGATACTGGTATTGGTATTCCTGAGGAAAAGCATAAGCTTATCTTCGAAAGATTCGAACAAGCAGGATCTGATACTACCCGAAAGTTTGGTGGGACAGGGCTGGGACTTGCTATTACTAAGAGATTACTCGAATTAATGGGAAGTGAGATCAATTTGGAAAGTTCATACGGTGAAGGCTCTAAATTTAGTTTTGTTTTAAAACTGAAGAAAAGCAGTAAATTAATTTTAGGTGATGGTATTAGTGAAGTTAATTCTAAAAACACCGGAGTATTAAAGGGTATAAAAGTACTTGTCGCAGAGGATAATCCGGTAAACCTAAATATTGCCAAACGATTTTTATTAAAGTGGGGCATGCTGATTGATACTGCGATAAATGGAGAAGAAGCAGTGGAAAAGGCTTCAATAAATGAGTATGACCTTATTTTAATGGATCTTCAAATGCCAGTAATGGATGGTATTAAGGCTGCGAGAAGAATTCGGGCACATACTAGTAGTAAAGTAAATAAAGTGCCTATTATAGCTCTAACTGCCCATGTACTTGATGAAGTAAGGGAAAAAGTAGAAAATGCTAAGATGAATGACCTGATCTCTAAGCCTTTTCATCCGGCAGATCTTTATAAAAAGATATCTAAGTTTGTAAAATCTGACAGAATAAAAGAACCTCAAGACATGATTCCCGGGGATCCGACTGAAGGGTTGATTAAAGATTCATTGATAAACCTCCAAAAAATAGACTACCTGACAGATGGAAACCAAACCTTCGAGGAAGAATTTGTAACTTCATATATAACTCAGTTGGATGAATTTAAGGTAAGGTACAAATTACCTTATCAAGAGGAAGATTATGATGTAATTTCTGATGTCGTGCACAAGATAAAATCAATGCTTAAATTCCTGGAAGCAAACGAATTGCTGGATCAGATTAATAATTCCAGAAAAGCATTGGAAAATGGTCTTACTACAGAAGAAAAGGAAGCTGAAGTTGAAAAAGTCTTTAATACGATAGATAACATTATTAATATACTGAAGAAAAGAATTGACAACGTAGAAATATGA
- a CDS encoding c-type cytochrome, with translation MKKYISYLPVLIFFVTMSCNSKSGSSDSEGSGTASNEMKFKHYMIAGEQLYKKHCSNCHQENGEGLASLFPPLAKSDYMLNDVDRTVCIIRYGLKGEIVVNGKKYNQPMTALGYLSDMEVAEVMTYVYNSWGNEKGLITQKMVSEASENCED, from the coding sequence ATGAAGAAATATATTAGTTATCTTCCTGTACTCATATTTTTTGTTACTATGTCTTGTAATTCAAAATCAGGTAGTTCCGACTCTGAAGGATCAGGCACTGCATCAAATGAAATGAAATTTAAGCACTATATGATCGCAGGAGAACAGCTTTACAAAAAGCATTGTAGCAATTGCCATCAGGAAAACGGTGAAGGCCTGGCTTCTTTATTTCCTCCACTGGCCAAATCTGACTATATGCTTAATGATGTTGACAGAACTGTTTGCATTATTCGATATGGATTAAAAGGAGAGATCGTTGTCAATGGTAAAAAGTATAATCAACCTATGACAGCCCTGGGTTATTTATCAGATATGGAAGTAGCAGAAGTTATGACCTATGTATATAACTCCTGGGGGAATGAAAAAGGCTTAATTACTCAAAAAATGGTTAGCGAAGCATCTGAAAATTGCGAAGATTAA
- a CDS encoding SCO family protein: MIRKYLAALLILSSVAACNKNNESGSGQIISIDEPNKKLGYIGNFQVKDTVINGEEITDTIYHTIGDFTLVDQDSNTVTKDDIEGKIVVADFFFTTCPSICPTMAAQMLRVYEKYKGNDDLLILSHSIDPYNDTVPALKDYANKLGVDNDQWLFMTGELDEIFKLAEKEYMVTAYEDPQAPGGFAHSGAFVLVDEKGRPRGMYDGTKKDDVNRMMNDIDRLLKN; encoded by the coding sequence ATGATAAGAAAATATTTGGCAGCGCTTTTGATATTATCATCTGTAGCTGCGTGCAATAAAAATAACGAAAGCGGTTCGGGACAAATCATCTCTATTGATGAACCCAACAAAAAATTGGGTTATATCGGTAATTTCCAGGTAAAAGACACCGTAATTAATGGTGAAGAAATTACTGATACTATTTATCATACGATAGGTGATTTCACCCTTGTGGATCAGGATAGCAACACAGTTACAAAGGATGATATTGAAGGTAAAATTGTCGTGGCAGACTTTTTCTTTACAACCTGTCCTTCTATTTGCCCAACCATGGCTGCACAAATGCTGAGGGTTTATGAAAAATATAAAGGGAATGATGACCTGTTGATACTATCTCATAGCATCGATCCTTATAATGATACTGTTCCTGCATTAAAAGACTACGCGAATAAGCTAGGTGTAGACAATGATCAATGGTTATTTATGACTGGAGAGCTTGATGAGATCTTTAAGCTCGCTGAAAAAGAATACATGGTTACCGCTTACGAGGATCCTCAGGCTCCGGGAGGCTTTGCACATAGTGGTGCATTTGTATTAGTTGATGAAAAAGGAAGACCGCGTGGAATGTATGACGGAACTAAAAAAGATGATGTCAACCGAATGATGAACGATATCGACAGACTTTTAAAAAATTAA
- a CDS encoding CopD family protein — translation MSFYLYAKALHIIFVVSWFAGLFYIVRLFIYHTEALTEKQEPEKTVLSDQLKLMTARLWKIITVPASILTAIFGFWMVYELGNISGWLWVKLALVAGLYGYHYWCWKIYRNLQNEKVGYTSDQLRMFNEGATLFLISITFIVVLKSALDMVYGVIGLFAVMILLMLGIKLYKKYRKN, via the coding sequence ATGAGTTTCTACCTATACGCAAAAGCACTTCATATAATTTTCGTTGTAAGCTGGTTTGCAGGTCTTTTTTATATTGTAAGGCTTTTTATTTATCATACAGAAGCTCTTACCGAAAAACAAGAACCTGAAAAAACTGTGCTCAGCGATCAGTTGAAGTTAATGACGGCCAGGCTATGGAAGATCATAACAGTTCCGGCATCAATCTTAACTGCAATCTTCGGATTCTGGATGGTTTATGAATTAGGTAACATTAGCGGATGGTTATGGGTTAAACTAGCATTGGTAGCCGGATTATATGGATATCACTATTGGTGCTGGAAAATTTACCGAAACTTGCAAAATGAAAAAGTGGGCTATACTTCTGATCAATTAAGAATGTTTAATGAAGGAGCTACCTTGTTTCTAATTTCCATTACTTTCATTGTGGTACTTAAAAGTGCACTAGATATGGTATATGGTGTAATCGGGCTTTTTGCAGTAATGATTCTGTTAATGTTAGGAATCAAATTATATAAAAAATACAGAAAAAATTAA
- a CDS encoding Crp/Fnr family transcriptional regulator: MNNGNDLWYFENVDLFGVMCPHKLGAAAGKDHEMMKFDKDEFIYFPNDTSDQIYLVAEGRVRIGNYSEDGKENLKVILGKGELFGELALSGEGKRNDFAQAMDKETIVCQMTIDHMEELMREDQTLSIKLLKLVGFRLKKMERKINSLVFKDARTRIVEFLKELGEEKGTKVGYEIMVKNHLTHKDIAALTGTSRQTVTTVLNELKDQNLINFDRRRILFRDLEALA, from the coding sequence ATGAACAATGGGAATGATTTATGGTATTTTGAAAATGTAGATCTTTTTGGAGTGATGTGTCCTCACAAATTAGGAGCAGCAGCTGGTAAGGACCATGAGATGATGAAGTTTGATAAAGACGAATTCATTTATTTCCCTAACGATACGTCAGATCAAATTTACCTGGTAGCCGAGGGTAGAGTAAGAATTGGAAATTATAGCGAAGATGGAAAAGAAAATCTTAAAGTTATTCTTGGGAAAGGGGAGTTATTCGGAGAACTGGCCCTGAGCGGTGAAGGAAAACGAAATGATTTTGCCCAGGCTATGGATAAGGAAACTATCGTATGCCAGATGACAATCGATCATATGGAAGAACTTATGAGGGAGGATCAAACTCTTAGTATAAAGTTGCTCAAACTCGTTGGTTTTCGCCTTAAAAAAATGGAGAGAAAGATTAATTCGCTTGTCTTTAAAGATGCCAGAACCAGGATTGTTGAGTTTTTAAAAGAGCTGGGCGAAGAAAAAGGGACCAAAGTTGGATACGAAATAATGGTTAAAAATCACCTGACCCATAAAGATATTGCAGCATTGACCGGAACCTCAAGACAAACCGTGACAACAGTCTTAAATGAATTAAAAGACCAGAACTTAATTAATTTTGACAGAAGAAGGATTCTGTTTAGAGATCTTGAAGCACTGGCCTAG
- a CDS encoding TIGR04282 family arsenosugar biosynthesis glycosyltransferase: protein MTETKLIVFVKQPEIGKVKTRLAKDIGDKKALEVYKKLLQKTADIIEESQWPTFVYYKDQVGKNDYFSFPWVIKKTQSNGDLGKKMLDAFVEVKEETEANKIIIIGSDCYDLSLQHLEKASKKLDDSDVVIGPSNDGGYYLLGLKSINDELFSGIEWSTPEVLDKTIEKCKSLGLKIDFIEQLIDIDTLEDLNSINQGSL from the coding sequence ACCTGAAATAGGTAAAGTTAAGACCAGGCTTGCAAAGGATATTGGTGATAAAAAAGCCCTGGAGGTTTATAAAAAGTTATTACAAAAGACTGCGGATATAATTGAAGAAAGTCAATGGCCGACATTTGTTTATTATAAAGACCAGGTGGGCAAAAATGATTATTTCTCATTTCCCTGGGTTATCAAAAAAACTCAAAGCAACGGAGACCTCGGAAAAAAAATGCTCGATGCGTTTGTTGAAGTAAAAGAGGAAACCGAAGCAAATAAAATCATTATTATCGGTTCTGATTGCTATGATCTTTCGCTTCAGCACCTTGAAAAAGCCTCTAAAAAACTGGATGATAGTGATGTAGTAATCGGCCCTTCAAATGATGGTGGATATTACCTTTTGGGCCTGAAATCCATTAACGATGAACTTTTTTCTGGCATAGAGTGGTCCACTCCTGAGGTCCTCGATAAAACAATTGAAAAATGTAAATCGCTGGGTCTTAAAATAGATTTTATTGAACAATTAATTGATATAGATACATTAGAAGACTTGAACTCTATTAACCAAGGATCATTATGA